A stretch of the Parabacteroides timonensis genome encodes the following:
- a CDS encoding DUF6722 family protein: MKKKQKKALYGEIGSFAIDLAKYTITGVIITALLKDFGDNTILIYSIGIISTSCFLGIGLLLIKLKEE, encoded by the coding sequence ATGAAAAAGAAACAGAAAAAAGCGTTGTATGGCGAGATCGGTAGTTTTGCTATCGATTTAGCCAAGTACACTATAACAGGTGTTATTATTACTGCCTTACTAAAGGATTTTGGAGACAATACGATTCTTATTTATTCTATTGGAATTATATCTACTTCATGTTTCCTGGGAATAGGTTTATTACTAATTAAATTAAAGGAGGAGTAG